The nucleotide window TATTAATATAATTATCGTAATAAAAATGTTTATATTAATAGTGATTTTATACAAATAATTTTACCATAATAATGTATTATTGGAACCCAAAATTTTATTATATTTTGTTAAGGGGTATAAGGCATTGATCAATAAGTTTACAGTTATAATAGCTATATTGTTCCTTATTGCATTAACAAGCTGTGCTGCGTATAATGCTAGGCAGGAAGAAGGGGTGCAGGATAATCGTTTCACAGCTGGGCCTGTTAGGCAAAGTGCTACTTTTATTGCAGGTCCCACAGCCAAGAAGCAGGATCCTATAAGGGATCTTTTATCTATAGTGGATGATAACCAAAGGCATGGAGAATTTGATGCTGCAAAAAAGCTTATAGCAGGCTATATGGCAAAGAACAAAGCTTTATTAAGTCAGACAGAAATAAAGCTTTTAAATGATGAGATTGAGAGGAACAGGAGGATTCCGCTGGACTATAAGCTTGACGAAAGTCAGCTTTTTGCAGAACTCTCAAAAAGCATTAAAGGATTTGGGAAAAATGAGTTTGTAAAGTGGCAAAAAGAAGGCAGATTTGACATAAAAACTGTCAATGGTCAAAAGAGATTTATGAATTCAAGCAAGAGTAATCTGTTTTTTAGGTATCCTGAGCTCAATGCAAGAAGAATTGATTATAACAATAACATCAATTTTGCCAATGAAGTTTATAATACCATAATCAAAATAAAAACCACAAAGGCCGGGAGTGATGGTGTTGTAAGAGCTCCGTATAAAATGCAGATAAGCCACAGCTTGACTTTAAACAAAGGTCTTGTGAACAAAGGTGCGAAACTTTCCTGCTGGATTCCTTTTCCAATTGCATTTGAAAGTCAGAATAATATTAAGCTAATAAGATCCTCATATCCGGTTAAATCAATCGATAGTGAAAAAAGCCCCATCAGATCGGCTTTTTTTGAGATAACTACCTCCAATGACAACCCGGGCCCGTTTGAAGTTGAGTACAGCTATACTTCCTACAGCAATTACAGAAAGGTAGACCCGTTAAAGGTAGGTAAATATAATGTAAATAGTGATGTTTATAAAAAATACACCAGGGAAGAGCCGCATATTACATTCAGTAATAAAATCACCAGGCAGGTAGATAAGATTATTGGAAGTGAAACCAACCCGTATATAAAAGCAAAGAAAATATATAACTGGATTTGTGACAACATTAAATATAGTTATTGCGTGGAGTACTCCACGCTAAGAAACATAAGCGAGTATACATTGGAAAAGGGTTATGGAGATTGCGGGCAGCAGGCCATGCTGTTTATAAGCATGTGCCGAAGTGAAGGTATACCTGCTCGCTGGCAGTCAGGCTTAGCAGCTTATAACACCAGACAGTTTATTCATGACTGGGCTGAAACCTACATTGAACCATATGGATGGATTCCCGTTGACACTTATATGGGAGTATATTTTACATCCGTATCCAAAGTCTTGGGGAGCAAAAAAAGCAATGAAATAAGAGATTTTTATTTCGGCAATATGGATTACTTCAGGATGGTAGCAAATAAAGGGCATTCCATTGAATTAAAACCGGATAAAAAATACTTGAGATCTGATGCAGTTGACTTCCAAAGGGGAGAGATAGAAAGCGGCAGAAATTTTTATTTTGATGAATGGAAATATAAATTTAAAGTGATAAAGTGATGCTTATGATCTTCCTTCTATAGAATATATAAACATTCTATTACTGTTATTGCTTTATATATTACAGGAATTCATAACTGCCTTTCCAGTTTGTGGATTGGCCTTTTGTAATCTTTTTATTCTTTCCGTTAACAAGGTTGAAGTATACCTTGCCATACGACTCCATAAAGATTGCCGGTAGCTCAGGAGATAGATTGCCAAGTTTACCGAGTCCTACACTGCTATCTATTTTTGCCCTAAGCTTATATGCATTGCTTGAGGAGGCTATAACATAAGAATTTGCAGTTGATTTTTTAGCAGGACCGGAATCGGAATATTTGCCGTAACTACCTGTTTTACCGTTACTGTACTGAATTTTGCCCTTCCATGAATTTACCTGAGCCTGCAGCCCGTAGTATCTTTCCAGCAAGACGTCTTCTAGGGCAGTAGTAGTAATGGATATCCCCACTTTTTTTGGTGTGAAGCTGTATTTTACTACTTCCTTTAAAACGAAGGTCCCCTTTTTTTTAGTGTTATAGGCTTGAATGAGATTTATCACTGTAACCTCTGCGTTTCCATAGTAAGACTTATTTTTAGTAATAGCCTTTCCGTTTACTTTTACAGAAATGCTGGTTGTTTTTGCAGTGGCAGCACCTGTGGCATTGCCGTTACTTCCATGCCAGCCTCCTGTGAATGCAGGGTTACTGTCATCTCCTTTGACAAGAGCTTTTACTACATATGGGCCTAGCCAATCTGTCTTGGATATTAAAAATGGATTTGATTTGTCGGTAACCCACGGGAAAATTCTTTTGGAATTGCTTGTTGTATAGATGGACTTGAGATTAAAGGTGTTATTTATCCCACAAGGCCCAAAAATGAGATGCATGTCTACTTTGGAATTGTGCTTGAATGTTATGTAGACATCGGAGCCCTGCCACACTATACCCTGTTTAGGAGCGTTCTTGGCCAATACATGGGTGGGTAAAATGCTTGTAATAAAGCAGATAGAAAATATTAAAGTAAAAACCCCTTTCATACTATTATCACCTCACCTGTTTTAAAAGAACTATTCCATAAGCATGGAAAATAGATTAATATATTATTATAATTATAATGTCGGCTATTTGTAAAATTTGCATAACTATGCCATGATCAAATTTTCATTGATGCTTAAATAAAAAGTGTAAAAGATTAAATAACTTTTCATAATATATTAACACAGGAGAAGTAAAATGAAAACACAAGTACCTCAAAATGAGCTTGAAGTCAGAATGAAGCAATTTAGAGACAGGATGGACAGAGATAAACCCAATTGGGAGATAGCAGTTATTTTCAGCAAGATAAACCAATATTATTTTACGGGAACAATGCAGGAAGGAATGCTGATAATAGAAAGGAATAATGATGCAGTATATTGGGTAAGAAGAAGCTTTGAACGAGCAAAGATGGAGTCGTTATTTCCTTACATAAGGCAGATGGGAAGCTTCAGAGACGCAGCGGGTGCATATGAAAAACTCCCCGATACCGTTTATGTTGAAACGGAAATTCTTCCGCTGGCTCATTATCAAAGGTTTCAAAAGTACTTTCCCTTTAAGGAATTCAAATCTCTTGATATGCAGATAATGGCTGTGCGAGCAGTAAAAAGTCAGTACGAGCTGACTTTAATGGAACAAGCAGGCAAAATACATAGAAAAGTCCTGGAAGACAGGGTTCCAAAGCTTCTCAGGGAGGGAATGAGCGAGGCTGAGATGGCAGTTGAACTTTACTCAGTACTTATTGAAGAGGGCCATCATGGAGTATCCAGATTTAGCATGTTTGACACCGATGTTGGATTAGGTCATATTTGCTTTGGTGAAAGCTCTTTATATCCCACCTATTTTAATGGTCCTGGAGGGCATGTTGGAATAGGCCCTGCTACTCCCCTTCTAGGGAGCAGGGAGAGAAAGCTTAAACAAGGTGATCTGGTGTTTATTGATATTGGCTGTGGGGTTGAGGGCTATCACACTGATAAGACCATGACATATATGTTTGGAAAGTTTTTACCGAAAGATGCTATTAAAGAACATGATAAATGTGTAGACATACAAAATGAAATTGCAAGCCTGTTAAAACCGGGAGAAGTACCAGCTGTTATTTACAATACTATCATGGGTAAACTAGATGGTGAACTTCTAAATAACTTTATGGGTTATGGAGAGAGAAGGGTTAAATTCCTTGGACACGGTATAGGTTTGCAGATAGATGAATTGCCTGTCATTGCGGAAGGTTTCAATGACCCTTTGACGGAGAATATGGTTTTTGCACTTGAACCCAAGAAAGGCATAAAGGATATTGGAATGGTTGGTATTGAAAATACATTTGTAGTTACCCCCGAGGGTGGGAGGTGCATTACTGGAAGCTGCAACGGATTAATAAAGGTAGATTGCTGAGGATACAAGTGATACTTGATTTGGGTGAAAACAAATAAGACCTTGGGGACGTTTGTCCTCAAGATCCTATTTGCAGGATAGCGTTAAAGAAGCACTAAATTTATCTTAAAGCCTCAAATGCAAGGCACATGAGGATTTAAGCGAAACATAATTTTTACTTTGCGGCAGGTTATCTTCCATATATTGTAGTGGAGGTAACACTACCTGAAATATACTTTTGACTCATCAGCAATTCATAATATCACAACTGAAAGTATAAATCAATTGCTATGAAGGCGAATACAGGTGAATACTATGATTAAAAGGCGTTTTTGTTTATTTTTGTCCATTTTAATAATATTTTTTATATCATATGACAATGCACTACTCATTGAAAATGGCAGTGCTAATGATAACATAAATGTTGCAGCTATAACAAGTACTATGTCTGTATCTGCTAAACCAAGTGCAATTCTAGCGGCTATACCTACTATAGCTATATCCAAAACGCCTATACCTAATACACCCACGCCTTCAACCAAAACCAAGGAAAAAATAAAGGAAGTTAAAGGGTTAGTTGAGCTTTTAAAGCTTGATAACACATTTGTTATTGATATAAAATATGCAACAAAAGACAATTTTACAAAGAAAATAATATATCCATCTGCCAAGTGTATCATCAACAAAAATACTGCTGCAAAACTTATTAAGGCCAATAATGAGTTTAAAAAAATGGGATACAGAATAAAAATTTATGATGCATACAGGCCTCACTCAGCTCAGAAGGTATTATGGGATGCAGCATCGGACAAATCATTTGTTGCAGATCCCAAAAAGGGCTCCAATCACAACAGAGGTGCGGCAGTAGATGTGACTCTGGTGGATAAGTACGGGAAAGAAGTGAGAATGCCTTCAGGATATGATGAATTTACAAAGAGGGCAAAATTGGATTATAAAGATTGCCCCAAGGAACAAATTAATAACCGGGAGTTATTAGGCAGAGTTATGGTTAAATATGGATTCAAGAGAATAAGAAGCGAGTGGTGGCACTTTGATGATTCCGATGCTAAGAAATATCAGGTCCTTGATATTTCATTTAGTAACTTCTAAAATT belongs to Pseudobacteroides sp. and includes:
- a CDS encoding transglutaminase domain-containing protein codes for the protein MINKFTVIIAILFLIALTSCAAYNARQEEGVQDNRFTAGPVRQSATFIAGPTAKKQDPIRDLLSIVDDNQRHGEFDAAKKLIAGYMAKNKALLSQTEIKLLNDEIERNRRIPLDYKLDESQLFAELSKSIKGFGKNEFVKWQKEGRFDIKTVNGQKRFMNSSKSNLFFRYPELNARRIDYNNNINFANEVYNTIIKIKTTKAGSDGVVRAPYKMQISHSLTLNKGLVNKGAKLSCWIPFPIAFESQNNIKLIRSSYPVKSIDSEKSPIRSAFFEITTSNDNPGPFEVEYSYTSYSNYRKVDPLKVGKYNVNSDVYKKYTREEPHITFSNKITRQVDKIIGSETNPYIKAKKIYNWICDNIKYSYCVEYSTLRNISEYTLEKGYGDCGQQAMLFISMCRSEGIPARWQSGLAAYNTRQFIHDWAETYIEPYGWIPVDTYMGVYFTSVSKVLGSKKSNEIRDFYFGNMDYFRMVANKGHSIELKPDKKYLRSDAVDFQRGEIESGRNFYFDEWKYKFKVIK
- a CDS encoding Xaa-Pro peptidase family protein, encoding MKTQVPQNELEVRMKQFRDRMDRDKPNWEIAVIFSKINQYYFTGTMQEGMLIIERNNDAVYWVRRSFERAKMESLFPYIRQMGSFRDAAGAYEKLPDTVYVETEILPLAHYQRFQKYFPFKEFKSLDMQIMAVRAVKSQYELTLMEQAGKIHRKVLEDRVPKLLREGMSEAEMAVELYSVLIEEGHHGVSRFSMFDTDVGLGHICFGESSLYPTYFNGPGGHVGIGPATPLLGSRERKLKQGDLVFIDIGCGVEGYHTDKTMTYMFGKFLPKDAIKEHDKCVDIQNEIASLLKPGEVPAVIYNTIMGKLDGELLNNFMGYGERRVKFLGHGIGLQIDELPVIAEGFNDPLTENMVFALEPKKGIKDIGMVGIENTFVVTPEGGRCITGSCNGLIKVDC
- the ddpX gene encoding D-alanyl-D-alanine dipeptidase is translated as MIKRRFCLFLSILIIFFISYDNALLIENGSANDNINVAAITSTMSVSAKPSAILAAIPTIAISKTPIPNTPTPSTKTKEKIKEVKGLVELLKLDNTFVIDIKYATKDNFTKKIIYPSAKCIINKNTAAKLIKANNEFKKMGYRIKIYDAYRPHSAQKVLWDAASDKSFVADPKKGSNHNRGAAVDVTLVDKYGKEVRMPSGYDEFTKRAKLDYKDCPKEQINNRELLGRVMVKYGFKRIRSEWWHFDDSDAKKYQVLDISFSNF